The sequence below is a genomic window from Rhodococcus sp. 4CII.
CAGCGGATCGTGCCCGACGGCGACCCCGAGGTGCTGCGTTCGGTCGCCGACGCCCCGCCGGGCACCCAGATTCGCGTTCGAGTCGCGGACGGCGCAGTCCGTGCCGCGGTGATGGGAAAGGACAAGTAGGACATGAGCGAGCCCACCGGAAACGACAGCGACATCGCGGAGCTCGGCTACGAGGCGGCGCGCGACGAACTCGTCGACGTGGTCAAGGTGCTCGAGCAGGGCGGCCTCGACCTCGACGCGTCACTCGCGTTGTGGGAGCGAGGCGAGGCCTTGGCGAAGCGGTGCGAGGAGCACCTCGCGGGGGCCCGCAAACGCGTCGAGACGGCGCTGTCGCAGGCCGAAGACGAGGGCTGACGCCCCCGCCTTCTCAGTACGTGAGGATCGGGGCGTCGGCCGCGGCGGTCGTCAGCTGTTCGAACGCCTCGGGTGACGCACTGCCCGTGACGAGCAGCCGGACGTCGCCGAAGTCGGAGACCCAGATCGGTTCGACACCTTCACCGCCGTACACGATCCAGCTGTGACCTGCGACGTCCTCGGTTCCCGTCGCCGTGCGCGGGCCACCCGCGACGAACGGCACGAGCACCGTTTCAGCGGCGTTGCTCTGGGTGAGCTGGATGTAGCGGCCTGCCTCGGTGATGAATCCGACGGTGCTCGAATCTCCGCCGCTGTCGCCGCTGACGATGCTGCGGCTGCCCGAGTTGGGCGTCCAGCCCTCCGGGGTCGCCGGTTTACGCACCGGGAACGGAAGGTCCTGCGCGTCGTATTTCAGTGCCGCATCGATGTCGAAGCTGGGAATCGGGCCGCTTGTCGGACCGCCCGGGCTGAACGTGCACTGGCTGGCGATACCCGCGATCAGTACGCAGAACAGGACAAGGGGTACGAGCGACCACACCATGTCGCGGTTGTTGTGCAGGATGCGGGGTTTATCAGATGCCACGCCCACCAGTATCCAGGGTCGGTCCCGGAACAACGATTCTCGGTCCCGTGATTCGCGCCCCAGGAGCGCACGTCACACATCTTTCTGGGAGAATCAGCAGGCGAGATCCACCCGACACTCGGTGGCCGAGAGGCCGCCGACACAGCGTCGGCGTACAACGTCGACCGTGACAGCACCAGGAGGCACTGCCCATGACGGCTAGCACCACTTCGAGTCGCCGCGAGGCCCCGGACCGAAATCTTGCTCTGGAATTGGTCCGAGTCACCGAGGCTGGTGCGATGGCTGCCGGTCGCTGGGTGGGCCGTGGCGACAAGGAAGGTGGCGACGGAGCCGCCGTCGACGCCATGCGCCAGCTCGTGAGCTCGGTGTCGATGCGCGGCGTCGTCGTCATCGGCGAGGGCGAGAAGGACGAAGCCCCGATGCTGTTCAACGGCGAGGAGGTCGGCAACGGCGACGGGCCCGACTGCGACTTCGCCGTCGACCCGGTCGACGGCACCACGCTGATGGCCAAGGGCATGCCCAATGCGATCGCCGTCCTCGCGGTCGCCGAGCGCGGCGCGATGTTCGACCCGTCCGCTGTCTTCTACATGGAGAAGATCGCCGTCGGTCCCGACGCCGCCGATGTGATCGACATCACCGCGCCCGTCGCGGAGAACATCAAACGTGTCGCGAAGGTGCGCAAGGCGTCCACGTCCGACGTGACGGTCTGCATCCTCGACCGTCCCCGGCACGCCAGGCTCATCCAGGAGGTCCGGGACACCGGCGCCCGCATCCGGCTCATCTCCGACGGTGACGTCGCGGGTGCGATCGCCGCCGCGCGCCCCGAGTCGGGCACCGACATCCTGATCGGCACCGGTGGAACCCCGGAGGGCATCATCGCGGCCGCCGCCATGCGCTGTATGGGTGGTTCGCTGCAGGGCCGGCTGGCCCCGACCGACGACGCCGAGCGCCAGAAGGCCATCGACGCCGGCCATGACCTGGATCGCGTGCTGACCACCGAGGATCTCGTGTCCGGTGAGAACGTCTTCTTCTGCGCCACCGGTGTCACCGACGGCGACCTGCTCCGCGGGGTTCGCTACTACGGTGGCGGCGCGTCGACCCAGTCGATCGTGATGCGGTCGAAGTCGGGCACGGTCCGCATGATCGACGCCTACCACCGCCTGGAGAAGCTGCGCGAGTACTCGTCCGTGGACTTCACGGGCGAGGACGGCGCCATTCCGCCGTCGTTCTAGGCAGCTCCGCTGCTCGTGCGCCTTTCCGGTTGCTGCGGCGACCGGAAAGGCGCACGGGAGCATCCCCACGCGGCGCCCGGAAGTGGCATGTTTGACGCATGACCGAGAGCAGCGAACAGCAGTACCGGATCGAACACGACACCATGGGCGAGGTGCGGGTGCCCGTGGATGCCCTGTGGCGCGCGCAAACTCAGCGTGCCGTCGAGAACTTCCCGATCAGCGGTCGAGGTCTCGAGCGCACCCAGATCCGTGCGATGGGGTTGCTGAAGGCAGCCTGCGCGCAGGTCAACAAGGACCTCGGCCTCCTCGATGCCGACAAGGCGGACGCCATCATCGCCGCGGCGAGCGAGATCGCCGAAGGCAAGCACGACGACCAGTTTCCCATCGACGTCTTCCAGACCGGTTCGGGCACCAGTTCCAACATGAACGCCAACGAGGTGATCGCCTCGATCGCGGCGGCCAACGGTGTGGTGGTCCATCCCAACGACGACGTCAACATGTCGCAGTCGTCCAACGACACCTTCCCCACCGCGACGCACCTTGCGGCCACCGAGTCCGCGGTGAAGGATCTCCTCCCCGCCCTCGACCATCTGCGGCTGGCTCTGCTCGACAAATCCACCGAGTGGCGGACCGTGGTGAAGTCGGGCCGCACCCACCTCATGGACGCCGTCCCGGTGACCCTCGGCCAGGAGTTCGGCGGTTACGCCCGGCAGATGGAGGCCGGAATGGAGCGGATCGTGGCCTGCCTCCCCCGCCTCGGCGAACTTCCCATCGGTGGCACCGCGGTCGGAACGGGACTCAATGCCCCCGACGGGTTCGGCCCGAAGGTCGTTGCCGAACTGGTCAAGGCGACGGGCGTCGATGCCCTCACCCCCGCGAAGAACAGTTTCGAGGCGCAGGCGGCGCGCGACGGCCTGGTGGAGGCGTCCGGAGCGTTGCGCACGATCGCGGTGTCGCTGACCAAGATCGCCAACGACATCCGCTGGATGGGCTCGGGCCCGCTCACCGGTCTCGGCGAGATCCGGCTCCCCGACCTGCAGCCCGGCAGTTCGATCATGCCCGGGAAGGTCAACCCGGTGCTCCCGGAGGCCGCCACCCAGGTCGCCGCGCAGGTGGTCGGCAACGACGCCGCGGTCGCGTGGGGCGGTGCGGGGGGCGCATTCGAGCTCAACGTGTACATCCCGATGATGGCGCGCAACCTGCTCGAGTCGTTGAGGTTGCTGGCGAACGTCTCACGCCTGTTCGCCGACCGGTGCGTCGTGGGGCTCGTCGCGAACACCGAGCACCTGAAGACCCTCGCGGAGTCGTCGCCGTCCATCGTGACGCCGCTGAACTCGGCCATCGGGTACGAGGAGGCGGCGGCCGTCGCCAAGCAGGCGCTGAAGGAGAAGAAAACCATCCGCGAGACGGTCATCGACCGGGGGCTGATCGGCGACACGCTGACCGAGGAGGAACTCGACAAGCGTCTCGACGTGCTGGCGATGGCGAAGGTGAAGGACTGACCCTGCCGACGGAGAGGGCCCGCACTCCATCGAGTGCGGGCCCTCTCGCGCAAAGGTCCCTACAGCAGCGCGGACAGCTCGTTGCGGGCCTTCTCGCCCTCCTCGCCGAGATCGGTGCGTCCGGCGATATTCCACGACCGCAGCAGCGGGGTGAACACCTTCTCCCCCTGCTGGGCGGGGTCGTAGATCCCGGCCTCGGCCAGCACGGCGGTGCTGTCGGTTCCACCGGGCAGGGCCACGCTCGGCACGTCGAACGCGGCGATCCGCGAGGCGATGGCCCGCATCGTCTGGTCGGGGACCAGCTCGAACGCCGCCTCGACGACGTTCCGGTAGAACAGCGACTGCAGTTCGTCGTCGGCGGCCAGCCGCTCGGCGATCGTGGCCACCAGCGCGTCCTCGCCGAGTGCTGCGGTGTTGTGATGACGCACAGCCGCCGCCTTCTCCTCGAACGCGGAGTTCGCGAGCATCTCGAGCAGATGCATGGGCGGCATCGCGTACCCGCGGACCATCTCGTCCATCCGGGCGCGCTCGAGGGCGACGGGATCGACGGCCCGCGTCACCATCAGGTAGTTCCGGAGCACGATGGAGTGCCGGTTCTCCTCCGCGGTCCAGCGACCCACCCAGCGCCACCACGGACCCACCTGGGCGAGGTGCTTGGCGATCTCCCGGTGGTACGCGGGCACATTGTCCGCCACCAGCACACCCACCGTCAGTGCGAGCGATTCCACCTCGCTCAGGGTCGACTGATCTGCCGACCAATCCGTTCCACCCATGAACGCGAAGTTCTTGCCCTGGTCCCACGGAACCAGATCGTGCGGCTGCCAGCCGTCCGCCTCGGCGAGGTGGCGTGTGAGGTTTTCGTCCACCACCGGGGCCAGCTCACTGAGCAGCTGCGAGTCATTCATATCAATCGGCATCCGCACACCGTAGCGTCCGCGGGCGAACGCAGGGTCGACCAGCGGTGGATTCGACGGAACGGGCGCGGGCGTTGTGGCGAAAACAGCCAGGTCATGGGCCTGTGGTCGTTAGGCTGGCAGTTCACGACCGTCCCGGGCCCGAGCAGAGGATCGCCAATGCGCAGACATGGGAACCTGACGACACTTCTGTTCGCCGTCGCGCTCGGCGGGTCACTCCTCACGGGATGTGGCTCCGATACCGGCGACTCGTCACCCTCCGGAACGTCCGACGCGAATCCCACGTCCGAGGGCTCCGCGCCGCCCAATCCGGGCACGGTCGCGGGCGTCGACATCCCGGACGGTCAGATCGACGACGCCGTGGGGCGTCTCGACGAACTGGCGAACGAGTTGATGGAGAGTTCCGGACTTCCGGGTATGGCGGTCGCCGTCGTCCACGGCGGGCAGACTGTCTATGCGAAGGGATTCGGGGTGCGTGAGGCGGGCACCGATCAGAAGGTGGACGCCGACACCGTGTTCCAGCTGGCGTCGATGTCGAAACCGGTCGGGTCGACTGTGGTGGCCCATCAGGTCGATGCCGGCGTCGTCGGCTGGGACACGCCCGTGGTGTCGAAGTTGCCCGGTTTCGCCCTCGCCGACCCGTGGGTCACCGAGCACGTCACGGTGGGCGATCTGTACTCGCACCGGTCGGGGTTGCCCGATCACGCCGGCGATCTGCTCGAGGACCTGGGGTACAACCAGCAGCAGGTTCTCGACAAGCTCCGGCTCGACCCTCTGAACCCGTTCCGGATCACGTACGAATACACCAATTTCGGTCTCACGGCGGCCGCGGAGGCTGTCGCGGCGGCGTCCGGGACGGATTGGGCGACGCTCTCGGAAAAGATGCTCTACGAGCCGCTGGGGATGTCGTCCACGAGTTCACGGTTCGCCGACTACCAGGCCCGCAGCGACCGCGCCGTGGCGCACCAACTCGTCGACGGCAAGTACGTCGCCGACGCGGTACGCGACCCCGACGCCCAGTCCCCCGCAGGCGGGGTGAGCTCGTCCGTCAACGACATGGGCAAGTGGCTGGCGATGCTGCTGGCCGACGGAACGTTCGAGGGCAAGAAGATCGTGTCCCCCGAGGCGCTGCTCCCGGCCGTGAGTCCTCAGATGGTGTCCAGCCCACCGCGTTCGATGGACAGCCGTCCGGGATCGTACGGATACGGATTCAACGTCTCGACCACCCCGGCGGGCCGGGTCTCCCTCAGCCACTCCGGTGGGTTCCAGCTCGGGGTGGCGACGAACTTCGTCGCGATACCGTCCGCCGACGTCGCCATCGTCGCCCTGACCAACGGGTCGCCCGTCGGAATTCCCGAGACCCTCACCGCCGAGTTCGCCGACCTCGTCCAGTTCGGGGAGATCCGCGAGGACTGGAGATCGTCGTACCGGCAGGCCATCGCACCGATGGACGAGCCCGAAGGCAGCCTCGTCGGCCAGACGGCCCCCGCGAAACCGGCACCACCGCAGCCCCTTCCGACCTACGCGGGCACATACGTCAACCCGTATTGGGGCCCCGCCGTCGTCACCGAGAGCAACGGCGCGCTGTCGCTGCGGCTCGGACCCGCGGGGCAGACCTACCCTCTCACCCACTGGGACGGTGACACCTTCACCTTCACACCCAGCGGTGAGAACGCACCGCCCGGAAGCATTTCGAAGGCCACGTTCGCCGGCAACGGCGTGACACTCGAGTATTACGACACCGAAGGCCGGGGGACATTCGTCCGCTGAGCCGAACTATCGACTGGGAGAAGATCATGAATTCGAATTCGCACGCACCGACGGGAACCACGCGGAACGCCGCGGATGTCGAGGTGGTTCGGGCGTTCCTGAACGCGCTCGTCGCCGGCGACCCGGACGCCGCACAGCAGTATCTCGACCAGGACATCGTGTGGCACAACGTGTCTCTGCCCAAGATCCGCGGCATCCGCTCCGTGATGCGCATCCTCAACGGCATGAGCCGGCCCGGTGTCGGATTCGATGTGCGCCTGCACCACATCGCGGGCGACGGAACAGCGGTACTCACCGAACGCACCGACGTCCTGATCTACAAGCGAGTGCGCAGCGAGTTCTGGGTGTGCGGCACGTTCGAGATGAAGGACGGCAAGATCGCCGTCTGGCGTGACTATTTCAGCAACCGGGACGTCCTGTGGGGCACACTCAAGGGAATCCTGCGCGCCTTCTGACGGTCCCGGTTCCGCCCGATGTCACCTCGGTCCACTACGACTGCACCGGTGCGACATCGGACGGATCACGCTGCGGGACTGCCGCCTACGGCGTCGGCCCGAACTCCTCCAGCATCTCCGTCACGAGCGCCGCGATCGGCGAGCGCTCACTGCGGGTCAGCGTGATGTGCGCGAAGAGCGGATGCCCCTTCAGCTTCTCGATCACCGCTGCCACACCGTCGTGACGTCCGACCCGCAGATTGTCGCGCTGAGCGACGTCGTGCGTGAGGATCACGCGGGAGCCGGTTCCCAGCCGGGAGAGCACCGTGAGCAGCACGTTGCGTTCCAGCGACTGCGCCTCGTCCACGATCACGAACGAATCGTGCAGCGATCGTCCGCGAATATGCGTGAGCGGCAGCACTTCCAGCATGCCGCGGCTGATGACCTCGTCCATCACCTCGGGGCTGGCGAGGCCGTCGAGGGTGTCGAAGACCGCCTGGGCCCACGGGCCCATCTTCTCGCTCTCACTGCCGGGCAGGTAGCCGAGTTCCTGACCACCCACCGCGTACAGGGGCCGGAAGACGACGACCTTGCGCTGGGTGCGTCGCTCCAGCACCGCCTCCAGCCCCGCCGTCAGCGCCAGCGCGGACTTTCCGGTACCCGCCTTGCCGCCGAGCGACACGATGCCCACGCTGTCGTCCAGCAGGATGTCCAGGGCGATCCGCTGCTCGGCCGAACGCCCGTGCAGGCCGA
It includes:
- the glpX gene encoding class II fructose-bisphosphatase, with the protein product MTASTTSSRREAPDRNLALELVRVTEAGAMAAGRWVGRGDKEGGDGAAVDAMRQLVSSVSMRGVVVIGEGEKDEAPMLFNGEEVGNGDGPDCDFAVDPVDGTTLMAKGMPNAIAVLAVAERGAMFDPSAVFYMEKIAVGPDAADVIDITAPVAENIKRVAKVRKASTSDVTVCILDRPRHARLIQEVRDTGARIRLISDGDVAGAIAAARPESGTDILIGTGGTPEGIIAAAAMRCMGGSLQGRLAPTDDAERQKAIDAGHDLDRVLTTEDLVSGENVFFCATGVTDGDLLRGVRYYGGGASTQSIVMRSKSGTVRMIDAYHRLEKLREYSSVDFTGEDGAIPPSF
- a CDS encoding DUF4245 domain-containing protein; this translates as MASDKPRILHNNRDMVWSLVPLVLFCVLIAGIASQCTFSPGGPTSGPIPSFDIDAALKYDAQDLPFPVRKPATPEGWTPNSGSRSIVSGDSGGDSSTVGFITEAGRYIQLTQSNAAETVLVPFVAGGPRTATGTEDVAGHSWIVYGGEGVEPIWVSDFGDVRLLVTGSASPEAFEQLTTAAADAPILTY
- a CDS encoding limonene-1,2-epoxide hydrolase family protein, which translates into the protein MNSNSHAPTGTTRNAADVEVVRAFLNALVAGDPDAAQQYLDQDIVWHNVSLPKIRGIRSVMRILNGMSRPGVGFDVRLHHIAGDGTAVLTERTDVLIYKRVRSEFWVCGTFEMKDGKIAVWRDYFSNRDVLWGTLKGILRAF
- a CDS encoding serine hydrolase → MRRHGNLTTLLFAVALGGSLLTGCGSDTGDSSPSGTSDANPTSEGSAPPNPGTVAGVDIPDGQIDDAVGRLDELANELMESSGLPGMAVAVVHGGQTVYAKGFGVREAGTDQKVDADTVFQLASMSKPVGSTVVAHQVDAGVVGWDTPVVSKLPGFALADPWVTEHVTVGDLYSHRSGLPDHAGDLLEDLGYNQQQVLDKLRLDPLNPFRITYEYTNFGLTAAAEAVAAASGTDWATLSEKMLYEPLGMSSTSSRFADYQARSDRAVAHQLVDGKYVADAVRDPDAQSPAGGVSSSVNDMGKWLAMLLADGTFEGKKIVSPEALLPAVSPQMVSSPPRSMDSRPGSYGYGFNVSTTPAGRVSLSHSGGFQLGVATNFVAIPSADVAIVALTNGSPVGIPETLTAEFADLVQFGEIREDWRSSYRQAIAPMDEPEGSLVGQTAPAKPAPPQPLPTYAGTYVNPYWGPAVVTESNGALSLRLGPAGQTYPLTHWDGDTFTFTPSGENAPPGSISKATFAGNGVTLEYYDTEGRGTFVR
- a CDS encoding class II fumarate hydratase, encoding MTESSEQQYRIEHDTMGEVRVPVDALWRAQTQRAVENFPISGRGLERTQIRAMGLLKAACAQVNKDLGLLDADKADAIIAAASEIAEGKHDDQFPIDVFQTGSGTSSNMNANEVIASIAAANGVVVHPNDDVNMSQSSNDTFPTATHLAATESAVKDLLPALDHLRLALLDKSTEWRTVVKSGRTHLMDAVPVTLGQEFGGYARQMEAGMERIVACLPRLGELPIGGTAVGTGLNAPDGFGPKVVAELVKATGVDALTPAKNSFEAQAARDGLVEASGALRTIAVSLTKIANDIRWMGSGPLTGLGEIRLPDLQPGSSIMPGKVNPVLPEAATQVAAQVVGNDAAVAWGGAGGAFELNVYIPMMARNLLESLRLLANVSRLFADRCVVGLVANTEHLKTLAESSPSIVTPLNSAIGYEEAAAVAKQALKEKKTIRETVIDRGLIGDTLTEEELDKRLDVLAMAKVKD
- a CDS encoding acyl-ACP desaturase; this encodes MPIDMNDSQLLSELAPVVDENLTRHLAEADGWQPHDLVPWDQGKNFAFMGGTDWSADQSTLSEVESLALTVGVLVADNVPAYHREIAKHLAQVGPWWRWVGRWTAEENRHSIVLRNYLMVTRAVDPVALERARMDEMVRGYAMPPMHLLEMLANSAFEEKAAAVRHHNTAALGEDALVATIAERLAADDELQSLFYRNVVEAAFELVPDQTMRAIASRIAAFDVPSVALPGGTDSTAVLAEAGIYDPAQQGEKVFTPLLRSWNIAGRTDLGEEGEKARNELSALL
- a CDS encoding exodeoxyribonuclease VII small subunit, whose protein sequence is MSEPTGNDSDIAELGYEAARDELVDVVKVLEQGGLDLDASLALWERGEALAKRCEEHLAGARKRVETALSQAEDEG